Proteins encoded together in one Coffea arabica cultivar ET-39 chromosome 2c, Coffea Arabica ET-39 HiFi, whole genome shotgun sequence window:
- the LOC113724802 gene encoding autophagy-related protein 13a-like, with translation MDLQYGRFEQILTQFLLKSIHIILDSRVPSTRPYSRCREVKKSDKWFNLALGDRPSALENLNFWHRNLTEPIIIDIILVQEPPNSSCGYSLLPTTSGLGTFTETVIERWVVQCEYLRTMTPQSSDVSYKKTYKKSIILLRSLFSMMRLLPAYKAFRKLSSTNQTCDFDINYKVSTFSVPFSRTEEELMKHYSFIPVDAQQGRFAISVTYRDNLSHFNLEASTSFPPEIITDYVGSPLTDPLRTFPSSLERRFHATPLLSRGMHSPSSVPFQRPHSWTSGLHRGVSSPQSQPLAGCPVLYRASYEVSSAISDTYGRKVQDCKSPAHYEAASSNDSYQLSPPFSPSPSPSPPAYLTSGNPVQTRFRSESAPVSIPHPIVGRSSRYISPNSSDPNRNSLPPLSPRFTKHDSSSQESPSGTRSLRKPDSLRSAESSCGMTYLGQKVSRDAKDDSGRFSGLLSSSDSPRVGFSRSSSRLSFQDDLDECDFSCPFIVDDVDTSESQANRNLDLRKGSEASSQAISSVRKSQDAAVGALVHMLRTAPPLRLDSSSYASGFEKSELESIAGAGSGFVLPRKTSDALEELKAYSEMKELLLCKSGSITSRAGSKDETSSS, from the exons ATGGATTTGCAATATGGGAGGTTTGAACAGATACTTACTCAGTTTCTTCTTAAGAGTATACACATTATATTGGATTCGAGGGTTCCTTCAACCCGACCTTACAGCCGTTGCAGAGAAGTTAAAAAGAGTGACAAATGGTTCAATTTAGCATTAGGGGACCGCCCTTCTGCGTTAGAGAATCTGAATTTTTGGCATAGAAACTTAACGGAGCCGATCATTATTGATATAATTCTTGTTCAAGAACCACCGAACTCTTCATGTGGCTATAGTTTACTACCTACTACTTCGGGATTGGGAACATTTACCGAGACAGTTATAGAGAGATGGGTTGTTCAGTGTGAGTACCTGAGGACAATGACTCCTCAATCTAGTGATGTTTCATACAAGAAAACATACAAGAAATCAATCATACTTTTACGCTCGCTTTTTTCCATGATGAGGCTTCTTCCAGCTTACAAGGCCTTTCGGAAGCTATCATCAACGAATCAGACATGTGATTTTGATATCAATTACAAGGTCTCCACTTTCAGTGTTCCTTTCTCTAGGACAGAGGAGGAGTTAATGAAGCATTATAGCTTCATTCCAGTTGATGCCCAACAGGGTCGCTTTGCCATATCTGTTACATATCGGGACAATCTATCTCATTTCAACCTAGAGGCTTCTACATCTTTTCCGCCAGAGATCATTACAGACTATGTTGGTAGTCCACTCACTGATCCTCTGAGGACTTTTCCATCTTCTTTGGAGAGACGTTTCCATGCTACGCCATTATTATCAAGAGGGATGCACTCACCTTCTTCGGTGCCCTTTCAGCGTCCACACAGCTGGACAAGTGGTCTCCACAGGGGGGTTTCTTCTCCTCAAAGCCAACCTTTGGCTGGATGTCCAGTTCTATATCGTGCTTCATATGAGGTCTCATCTGCAATTTCTGATACGTATGGCCGCAAGGTACAAGATTGCAAGTCTCCAGCTCACTATGAAGCGGCAAGCTCCAACGACTCCTACCAGCTTTCTCCTCCATTTTCCCCATCTCCTTCCCCGTCTCCTCCAGCATATCTTACCAGTGGGAATCCTGTGCAGACTCGGTTTCGATCAGAAAGTGCACCTGTCAGTATTCCACATCCTATTGTTGGCAGGAGTTCACGATACATTTCTCCTAATTCGTCTGATCCAAACAGAAATTCGCTTCCACCTTTATCCCCAAGATTCACAAAGCATGATTCGTCATCTCAGGAGTCCCCCTCTGGAACCAGATCATTGAGGAAACCAGATTCACTCAGATCTGCAGAATCGAGCTGTGGAATGACATATTTGGGTCAGAAA GTTTCAAGAGATGCCAAAGATGATTCTGGGCGGTTCTCAGGTTTACTTTCCTCCAGTGATTCACCTCGTGTCGGTTTCTCAAGAAGCTCCAGTAGATTATCTTTTCAGGATGACCTGGACGAGTGTGATTTTTCTTGTCCATTTATAGTTGATGACGTCGATACTTCTGAATCCCAGGCCAA TCGGAATCTTGATTTGAGGAAAGGTTCAGAAGCTTCTTCACAGGCGATTTCATCTGTGAGGAAATCCCAAGATGCTGCTGTTGGTGCCCTAGTTCACATGCTACGGACAGCTCCTCCCTTGCGTCTGGACTCTAGCAGTTATGCTTCTGGTTTTGAGAAATCTGAACTTGAGAGTATTGCGGGTGCTGGTTCTGGATTCGTCCTGCCTCGAAAGACATCAGATGCATTAGAGGAGCTCAAGGCTTACAGTGAAATGAAGGAGTTGCTACTTTGCAAGAGCGGAAGCATTACCAGCAGGGCAGGCAGCAAGGACGAAACATCTTCCAGCTGA
- the LOC113724803 gene encoding protein RESPONSE TO LOW SULFUR 3-like, with protein sequence MAPTLVVPAFARTKQPEHVVEREDGEILKKRNEELEKELQKAMEREKRMREELQRTWERLRVAEEAEERLCSQLGELEAEAVGQARSYRASMMALMDQLSAAQKLLQGASIAVPVAPTPQVL encoded by the coding sequence ATGGCTCCAACCCTGGTGGTGCCGGCCTTCGCCCGCACAAAGCAGCCTGAACACGTTGTAGAGCGGGAGGACGGGGAGATTTTGAAGAAGAGAAATGAGGAGTTGGAGAAAGAACTCCAGAAAGCCATGGAAAGGGAGAAAAGGATGAGGGAGGAATTGCAGAGAACGTGGGAAAGGCTGAGGGTGGCGGAGGAGGCGGAGGAGCGGCTCTGCTCCCAACTGGGTGAACTGGAGGCGGAGGCTGTGGGCCAGGCGCGCTCCTACAGAGCCAGCATGATGGCTTTGATGGATCAGCTTTCTGCGGCCCAGAAGCTTCTCCAGGGGGCTTCCATTGCTGTCCCTGTAGCCCCAACTCCTCAAGTACTATAa
- the LOC113724805 gene encoding chloroplastic import inner membrane translocase subunit HP30-2-like isoform X1, translating into MGEGKQGVIVVEMSNMTAKGLVGGNPIEQLQAKFKDLEARFKTWLSKQTLPVEAAVVTATGATQGALLGALMGTLTNDISSSIPNPPPGAPNLNPQAMASFKQAQALSGGPLIQARNFAVMTGVNAGISCVMKRLRGKEDVESSMVAAFGSGAMFSLVSGMGGTNQAANAVTSGLFFALIQGGLFKLGQKFSAPPAEDVCYVKTRSMLSNLGLQNYEKNFKKGLLNDSTLPLLTDSALRDVRIPPGPRLLILDHIHRDPEIREKRASWK; encoded by the exons atgggTGAGGGAAAACAGGGTGTGATTGTGGTTGAAATGTCTAACATGACAGCAAAGGGGTTAGTAGGGGGTAACCCCATAGAACAATTGCAGGCCAAGTTTAAGGATCTGGAAGCTCGCTTCAAAACTTGGCTCTCCAAGCAGACTTTGCCTGTGGAAGCTGCCGTCGTCACCGCCACAGGCGCCACCCAGGGCGCTCTTCTCGGAGCTTTAATGGGTACCCTCACCAATGACATCTCTTCCTCAATTCCAAACCCTCCACCGGGGGCCCCCAATCTCAATCCTCAGGCCATGGCCTCCTTCAAGCAAGCCCAG GCTCTTTCAGGTGGTCCATTGATACAAGCCCGCAACTTTGCTGTAATGACAGGGGTTAATGCTGGCATTTCCTGTGTCATGAAAAGATTGAGAGGGAAGGAAGATGTTGAGTCCAG TATGGTGGCTGCTTTCGGATCTGGTGCCATGTTCTCGTTAGTAAGTGGAATGGGTGGGACGAATCAAGCAGCCAATGCAGTTACATCAGGTCTCTTTTTTGCGCTTATCCAAGGTGGACTCTTCAAG CTAGGACAAAAGTTTTCAGCTCCACCAGCTGAAGATGTGTGCTATGTCAAGACGAGGTCCATGTTGTCAAACCTTGGTTTGCAAAACTATgagaagaatttcaagaaaGGGTTGTTAAATGACAGCACTTTGCCATTGCTCACTGATAG TGCTCTTAGGGACGTTCGAATTCCCCCTGGACCAAGGCTTCTGATTCTCGATCACATACACAG GGATCCAGAGATAAGAGAGAAGCGAGCGAGCTGGAAATGA
- the LOC113724805 gene encoding chloroplastic import inner membrane translocase subunit HP30-2-like isoform X2 has protein sequence MGEGKQGVIVVEMSNMTAKGLVGGNPIEQLQAKFKDLEARFKTWLSKQTLPVEAAVVTATGATQGALLGALMGTLTNDISSSIPNPPPGAPNLNPQAMASFKQAQALSGGPLIQARNFAVMTGVNAGISCVMKRLRGKEDVESSMVAAFGSGAMFSLVSGMGGTNQAANAVTSGLFFALIQGGLFKLGQKFSAPPAEDVCYVKTRSMLSNLGLQNYEKNFKKGLLNDSTLPLLTDRQVLICMLS, from the exons atgggTGAGGGAAAACAGGGTGTGATTGTGGTTGAAATGTCTAACATGACAGCAAAGGGGTTAGTAGGGGGTAACCCCATAGAACAATTGCAGGCCAAGTTTAAGGATCTGGAAGCTCGCTTCAAAACTTGGCTCTCCAAGCAGACTTTGCCTGTGGAAGCTGCCGTCGTCACCGCCACAGGCGCCACCCAGGGCGCTCTTCTCGGAGCTTTAATGGGTACCCTCACCAATGACATCTCTTCCTCAATTCCAAACCCTCCACCGGGGGCCCCCAATCTCAATCCTCAGGCCATGGCCTCCTTCAAGCAAGCCCAG GCTCTTTCAGGTGGTCCATTGATACAAGCCCGCAACTTTGCTGTAATGACAGGGGTTAATGCTGGCATTTCCTGTGTCATGAAAAGATTGAGAGGGAAGGAAGATGTTGAGTCCAG TATGGTGGCTGCTTTCGGATCTGGTGCCATGTTCTCGTTAGTAAGTGGAATGGGTGGGACGAATCAAGCAGCCAATGCAGTTACATCAGGTCTCTTTTTTGCGCTTATCCAAGGTGGACTCTTCAAG CTAGGACAAAAGTTTTCAGCTCCACCAGCTGAAGATGTGTGCTATGTCAAGACGAGGTCCATGTTGTCAAACCTTGGTTTGCAAAACTATgagaagaatttcaagaaaGGGTTGTTAAATGACAGCACTTTGCCATTGCTCACTGATAGGCAAGTACTGATATGCATGCTTTCATGA